In Methanobacterium bryantii, the following proteins share a genomic window:
- a CDS encoding 30S ribosomal protein S17e, whose amino-acid sequence MGNIRTSFVKRTAKELVETYEGKFTTDFDENKKLVEEFSTVSTKHLRNKIAGYVTRLVKQGPQ is encoded by the coding sequence ATGGGTAACATAAGAACATCATTCGTAAAAAGAACTGCAAAAGAATTAGTAGAAACATATGAGGGTAAATTTACCACAGATTTTGATGAAAATAAAAAGTTAGTAGAAGAATTTTCTACTGTAAGTACAAAACATCTTAGAAATAAAATTGCAGGATATGTAACTAGACTAGTAAAACAAGGACCTCAATAG
- a CDS encoding aspartate kinase, which translates to MGIIVAKFGGTSVGNGERIKKAAQSVVNEYMKGKKVVVVVSAINKTTDEFLKIVDTAMGKSITDKQLAEVVSMGEMTSVRIFSSTIESLGVKSEYVDPYADAWPVITDNNFLSAKINFEVTEDKSSKIKEMIDEGIIPVVCGYLGKNESGNITTLGRGGSDITAFLLGHCLKAEEVIIVTDVDGVMSTDPNKLLSAKKLDKISVEEMRDLATHGAQVLHPHALKYKDPKIDAKIIGYEKGDLSTPGTEIIGPSNNELLKCATINNEPISVIAVVGEEILTKSGILSKITDTLAKHKINIYGISTGQNSITVFVNKSDSDRAHEVLHEVVVTTDDLSSLSLGREIAMITVASQDFIDTPGVIAEITEPLQKSKINIVEISSSQTSVVLFVDWDDGNKAYELVKGVLK; encoded by the coding sequence ATGGGAATTATAGTGGCCAAGTTCGGAGGAACATCCGTTGGTAATGGTGAACGGATTAAAAAAGCAGCGCAATCAGTTGTAAATGAATACATGAAAGGTAAAAAGGTAGTAGTTGTTGTATCTGCAATAAATAAAACGACAGATGAGTTTTTAAAAATTGTAGATACTGCTATGGGAAAATCTATAACAGACAAACAGCTTGCTGAAGTTGTTTCAATGGGAGAAATGACCAGTGTTAGAATATTTTCATCAACTATTGAATCTTTAGGTGTTAAATCCGAATATGTAGATCCATATGCAGATGCTTGGCCCGTAATTACTGATAACAATTTTTTAAGTGCAAAAATTAACTTTGAAGTAACAGAAGACAAATCAAGCAAGATTAAAGAAATGATAGACGAAGGAATAATTCCTGTAGTCTGTGGATACCTTGGAAAAAATGAATCAGGGAACATCACAACTTTAGGACGAGGAGGAAGTGACATAACTGCATTTTTGCTTGGGCACTGCCTCAAAGCTGAAGAAGTTATCATTGTAACTGATGTTGATGGAGTAATGTCTACCGATCCGAATAAACTTCTCTCGGCTAAAAAGCTTGATAAAATTTCTGTTGAAGAAATGAGGGATCTTGCAACTCATGGAGCACAGGTATTGCACCCCCATGCTCTAAAATACAAAGATCCAAAAATAGATGCTAAAATAATTGGATATGAGAAAGGAGACTTATCTACTCCTGGGACAGAAATTATAGGTCCTTCTAATAATGAATTACTCAAATGTGCAACCATAAACAACGAACCTATATCTGTTATTGCTGTTGTTGGGGAAGAGATTTTAACAAAATCTGGAATTTTGTCAAAAATCACAGATACTCTTGCAAAACATAAAATTAACATCTATGGAATTTCTACAGGTCAAAATTCCATAACTGTATTCGTTAATAAATCTGATTCAGACCGTGCTCATGAAGTTCTCCATGAAGTTGTTGTAACAACTGATGATTTAAGTTCTCTTTCTCTGGGAAGAGAAATTGCAATGATAACTGTTGCAAGTCAGGATTTTATAGACACTCCTGGAGTAATAGCAGAAATAACTGAACCTTTACAAAAAAGTAAAATAAATATTGTTGAAATTTCTTCAAGTCAGACTTCTGTTGTTCTTTTTGTGGATTGGGATGATGGTAATAAGGCTTATGAACTTGTAAAAGGTGTCTTAAAATGA
- the dapA gene encoding 4-hydroxy-tetrahydrodipicolinate synthase, protein MKFEGTTVAMVTPYTKNDEIDEEGIRENINYLIENGVNGILAAGTTGESATISHDEHRKLLDILIDEADGKVTTIAGAGSNSSKEALGLVKHAEDIGADGALVITPYYNKPQQNGLYEHYKLLSESTNIPIIVYNVPSRTGTDIDVETIGKVAELDNIAAIKEANPDLDKVSQIIKKIDEIGKTDKFAVLSGNDDLTLPMIALGAKGVISVVANVDPARMSQLVNYALEGDFESASESHYELYDLMKVLFIETNPVPAKTALSMMGRPAGNVRMPLAPINEENKAKLKEVLKNLDLI, encoded by the coding sequence ATGAAATTTGAAGGTACGACCGTGGCTATGGTGACTCCATACACGAAAAACGATGAAATAGATGAAGAAGGAATTCGTGAAAACATAAATTATTTGATAGAAAACGGCGTTAATGGGATATTAGCTGCAGGAACAACTGGTGAATCAGCTACAATATCTCACGATGAGCACAGAAAGCTGTTAGATATTTTAATTGATGAAGCTGATGGTAAAGTTACGACTATCGCCGGTGCGGGTAGTAATTCATCCAAGGAAGCTCTTGGACTTGTTAAACATGCTGAAGATATAGGTGCAGATGGAGCACTGGTTATAACACCTTATTACAATAAACCGCAGCAAAATGGCCTTTATGAGCATTATAAATTACTTTCAGAATCTACAAATATTCCTATAATAGTTTACAATGTACCTTCAAGAACAGGTACAGATATAGACGTTGAAACTATAGGAAAAGTTGCAGAACTTGACAACATTGCTGCTATTAAAGAAGCAAACCCTGACCTGGATAAAGTATCTCAAATAATTAAAAAAATTGATGAAATAGGTAAAACTGATAAATTCGCAGTTCTATCTGGAAATGATGATCTTACACTTCCTATGATAGCTTTGGGTGCAAAAGGAGTGATAAGTGTTGTTGCAAATGTTGATCCAGCACGTATGAGCCAGCTGGTTAATTATGCATTGGAAGGGGACTTTGAATCTGCATCTGAATCCCATTACGAACTTTATGATCTCATGAAAGTTTTATTCATTGAGACAAATCCAGTCCCAGCAAAAACAGCTTTAAGTATGATGGGAAGGCCGGCAGGTAATGTAAGAATGCCTCTTGCACCTATTAATGAGGAAAACAAGGCTAAATTAAAAGAAGTGCTTAAAAACCTTGATTTAATTTAA
- the dapB gene encoding 4-hydroxy-tetrahydrodipicolinate reductase — MIGVAVTGASGRMGSKIIRTILEQDDMKVVAAIEAPNTPFEGKDVGEVIGVGTIGVPVNGAEKLAEVLTEKKPDVLVDFTIANAAVGTIKTSAECGVNVVVGTTGFSDEQMEEMKNAIENNKVKAVIAPNMAVGVNVFFKIIADLAKILKDDYDVEIIEAHHKHKADAPSGTAVKAYEVLAEALGRDKNECGVYGRQGVVGARTPEEIGIHAVRGGDIVGDHTVLFAGEGERIEIVHRAHSRQAFVSGVIKAVRYVVGASKKISDMGDVLGIK; from the coding sequence ATGATTGGAGTGGCTGTAACAGGCGCAAGCGGAAGAATGGGTTCTAAAATAATTAGGACCATACTTGAACAGGATGACATGAAAGTTGTGGCAGCAATAGAAGCACCAAATACTCCTTTTGAGGGAAAGGATGTAGGTGAAGTAATTGGTGTGGGAACCATTGGTGTTCCTGTAAACGGTGCTGAAAAACTTGCTGAAGTTCTAACAGAAAAGAAGCCAGATGTGCTTGTTGATTTTACTATAGCAAATGCCGCTGTAGGTACAATTAAAACTTCAGCAGAATGTGGAGTTAATGTAGTTGTAGGTACAACTGGATTTTCAGACGAACAAATGGAAGAAATGAAAAATGCTATAGAAAATAATAAAGTAAAAGCAGTAATTGCTCCAAACATGGCAGTAGGTGTAAATGTATTCTTTAAAATCATTGCAGACCTTGCTAAAATCTTAAAAGATGATTATGATGTGGAGATAATAGAAGCTCACCACAAGCATAAAGCTGATGCACCATCAGGAACAGCTGTTAAAGCTTATGAAGTTCTGGCAGAGGCACTTGGAAGAGATAAGAATGAATGTGGCGTCTACGGCAGGCAAGGAGTGGTAGGTGCACGTACTCCTGAAGAGATTGGAATACACGCTGTCCGTGGCGGAGATATCGTTGGAGACCACACTGTACTTTTTGCAGGTGAAGGAGAAAGAATTGAAATTGTCCACAGAGCACACAGCAGGCAGGCATTTGTATCGGGAGTAATTAAAGCAGTAAGATATGTTGTTGGGGCTTCGAAGAAAATAAGCGATATGGGAGATGTTCTCGGTATAAAATAA
- a CDS encoding phospholipase D-like domain-containing protein, which produces MLFKKREPVTEFVPTFLKEDRSALRKIHEMISGAQNHIYIVYPWITLGEEFIIPFENALSNNKDVEVYLITKLEKEDVFRRLHQLDDVERWKSIFGDNISIKYNNNLHAKMIIVDDTEMIAGSSNLTGSGLGSSRDYEGKPQIEANIYTNDRKAVENGVGFFVRLWSHKTSNKYVNDEYVLSCKSYHLSGIYQRYRKDFDKIVNQEKMRVKDDGTLKFNGILGYLDSKKAYVLGKTRKDIAVKLLRDSRSLNSSKIGDEVEISGKFNRIEGHSEFTIKELSKGTDKFNINDLRLGLSKIKINGEVVSIEEVIEMETKYGSKILTLVKIKDDTGDITLELWDNIIPSGKLKYGIKLEITNGYTKVHEGELRLGLQKNDGKIKLLGV; this is translated from the coding sequence ATGCTTTTTAAGAAACGTGAACCAGTAACTGAATTTGTTCCAACTTTCTTAAAGGAAGACCGTTCTGCTTTAAGAAAGATTCATGAAATGATAAGTGGTGCACAAAATCATATTTACATTGTATATCCATGGATCACGCTTGGTGAAGAATTTATCATTCCTTTTGAAAATGCTTTATCTAATAATAAAGATGTAGAAGTATATCTTATCACTAAACTGGAAAAGGAAGATGTATTTCGAAGGCTGCATCAATTAGATGATGTTGAAAGGTGGAAAAGTATTTTCGGTGACAATATATCTATAAAATACAATAATAATCTTCATGCAAAGATGATAATTGTCGATGACACTGAAATGATTGCTGGATCTTCAAATTTAACTGGAAGCGGTCTTGGATCATCTAGAGATTATGAAGGAAAGCCTCAGATCGAAGCAAATATTTATACAAATGACCGAAAAGCTGTAGAAAATGGAGTGGGCTTTTTTGTCAGGTTATGGAGCCATAAAACTTCAAATAAATATGTTAATGATGAATATGTGCTATCCTGTAAATCATACCATCTATCTGGGATATATCAAAGATACAGAAAGGACTTTGATAAAATAGTGAATCAGGAGAAAATGCGGGTAAAAGATGATGGAACTTTAAAGTTTAACGGAATTCTAGGCTATTTAGATAGTAAAAAGGCGTATGTTTTGGGAAAAACAAGGAAAGATATTGCCGTGAAACTTTTGCGAGATAGCAGAAGTTTGAATTCATCTAAAATTGGCGATGAAGTAGAAATTTCAGGTAAATTTAACAGGATAGAAGGACATAGCGAGTTTACAATAAAAGAATTATCAAAGGGTACTGATAAATTTAACATAAATGATTTGAGGTTAGGTTTAAGTAAAATTAAGATAAATGGAGAAGTTGTAAGCATAGAAGAAGTAATTGAAATGGAGACTAAGTATGGCAGTAAGATTTTAACACTTGTTAAAATTAAAGATGACACTGGAGATATCACTTTAGAGCTTTGGGATAATATAATTCCAAGTGGAAAACTTAAATACGGTATCAAGCTGGAAATAACAAACGGCTATACAAAGGTCCATGAAGGAGAATTAAGATTAGGACTTCAAAAGAACGACGGAAAAATAAAGTTATTAGGTGTATAA